A stretch of DNA from Streptomyces sp. NBC_01197:
AGCGGCGGCCACCGCCGCGTTCGACGCGGAGCAGCCGTTCACGGTCGTACGCGACCGGACCACGATGCTCCTGCCCACCCCGCGCGTCACGGCGAGGGCGAGCGGGCTGCTGCGCGAACACGGCTGTACGTCGGTGTGGTTCGGGGCGGCGGCCCCGCTCGGCCTGATGGCTCCCGCGCTGCGGGCGGCCGGTGCCGAACGGCTCGTCGCCACCACGCACGGCCACGAGGCGGGCTGGGCGCAGCTGCCCGGGTCGCGGCGGCTGCTGCGGCGCATCGGTGAAGGTCTGGACACTGTGACCTACCTCGGCGAGTACACCCGCTCGCGGATCGCCGCCGCACTCACCCCGGCGGCCGCGGGCCGGATGGTCCAACTGCCGCCCGGTGTCGACGAGAAGACCTTCAACCCCGGCTCGGGCGGTGCGGAGGTACGCGCCCGGCTCGGGCTCACGGACCGGCCGGTGGTGGTGTGCGTATCCCGGCTCGTCCCGCGCAAGGGACAGGACACCCTGATCCTGGCGATGCCCCGGATCCTGCGGGAGGTGCCGGACGCGGTGCTGCTGATCGTGGGCGGCGGACCGTACGCAGGTGACCTGGAGAAGCTGGCGGCACGGACGGGCGTCGCGGACTCGGTGCGCTTCACCGGGCCGGTGCCCTGGGCGGAGCTGCCCGCGCACTTCGGGGCGGGCGACGTCTTCGCCATGCCGTGCCGCACCCGCAGGGGCGGGCTCGACGTGGAGGGGCTCGGCATCGTCTATCTGGAGGCGTCCGCGACCGGGCTGCCGGTGGTGGCGGGCGATTCGGGCGGTGCGCCCGACGCGGTGCTCGACGGTGAGACCGGCTGGGTGGTGCGGGGCGGCTCGGCCGATGACGCGGCGGACCGGATCGTCACGCTGCTCCAGGACCCAGGGCTGCGGCGGCGGATGGGCGAGCGCGGCCGGGAGTGGGTCGAGGAGAAGTGGCGCTGGGACCTGCTCGCCGAGAAGCTCAGGGAACTGCTCTGAGGGAGCTGCCCTGACGGAAACGCAAACCGGGTGAGGGCCCGCGCGGCCCTCACCCGGTTCTGCTTGCGTACCAGGTCAGCCCAGGTCAGCCCGGTAGATCGATTCGATCTCGTCGGCGAAGTCCTTCGCCACCACCGCGCGCTTGAGCTTCAGAGACGGTGTGATGTGCCCCGCCTCCTCGGTGAGCTGTGTGGGCAGGATCCGGAACTTGCGGACGGACTCGGCCTTGGAGACCGCCGCGTTGCCGTCGTCGACCGCCCGCTGGATCTCGGCGAGCAGCTCCGGGTCCTCGCGCAGCGACAGGGCGGTGGACGCCACCGGCTTGCCGGTCTCCTCGGCCCACCGCGCCAGGAACTCCTCGTCCAGCGTGACCAGCGCGCCGATGAACGGCCGTCCGTCGCCGACCACCATGCACTCGGCGACCAGGGCATGCGCACGGATACGGTCCTCGATCACCGCGGGGGCGACGTTCTTCCCGCCCGCGGTGACGATGATCTCCTTCTTGCGGCCAGTGATCGCGAGATAGCCGTCCTCGTCCAGCGTGCCGATGTCACCGGTGTGGAACCAGCCGTCAGCCAGCGCGTCGGCCGTCGCCGTCTCGTTGTTCCAGTAGCCGCTGAACAGGTGCTCGCCGTGCAGCAGCACCTCGCCGTCGTCCGCTATCCGTACGACCGAACCGGGCAGCGGCTGGCCGACCGTGCCGATCTTCTGCCGGTCCCACGGGTTGAAGGCGGTCGCCGCACAGGACTCGGTGAGGCCGTAGCCCTCCAGCACCGTGAAGCCGATGCCCCGGTAGAAGTGGCCGAGCCGCTCGCCCAGCGGCGCGCCGCCGGAGATCGCGTACTCACCGCGTCCGCCCAGTACCGCCCGCAGCTTGCTGAAGACCAGCCGGTCGAAGACCTTGTGCTTGATCCGCAGCCCGGCGGACGGGCCCTGCGGGGTGCCGAGTGAGCGGCTGTAGGCGATGGCGGTGTTCGCGGCCTTGTCGAAGATCTTTCCCTTGCCGTCGGCCTGCGCCTTGGCACGCGCCGAGTTGTAGACCTTCTCGAAGACCCGGGGCACGCCCAGGATCAACGTCGGCCTGAAGGAGGCCAGTTCATCCGTGAGGTGCTTGATGTCCGGTACGCAGCCGATCTTGATCGGCGCCATCACGGACGAGACCTCGACCAGCCGGCCGAAGACATGCGCGGCGGGCAGGAAGAGCAGCACCGAGCACTCGCCGGTACGGAACAGGGGCTTCAGCCGCTCCACGATGTTGCCGCACTCGGCGAAGAAGCTGCGGTGGGTCAGCACACAGCCCTTGGGGCGGCCGGTGGTCCCCGAGGTGTAGACGATGGTGGCCGGGTCGTCGGCCCGCGCCCGCGAGCTGCGCTCGTCCACGGTCGCGTCCGTTACCTCGGCGCCACTCGCCCTGAGCTCCTCGACGGCGCCCCGGTCGATCTGCCAGACGTGCTCCAGGGAGGGCAGCGAGTGGCGTACGGCCTCGACGGTCGCGGCGTGCGCGTCGCTCTCCACGAGCACCGCGACCGCGCCGGAGTCGCCGAGTATCCACTGCACCTGCTCGGCCGAACTGGTCTCGTACACCGGCACGGTGATCGCGCCCGCGCTCCAGATCGCGAAGTCCAGCTGCACCCACTCGTACCGGGTGCGGGACATCAGCGCGACCCGGTCCCCGGGCCGCACACCCGCGGCGATCAGGCCCTTCGCAGCGTCCTGGACCTCGGTGAGGAACCGGGCGGCGGTGACATCGGTCCAGGCGCCGGCCACCTTGCGGCCCATCACCGCGGCATCGGGATGCTGAGCGGCGTTGCGGCGGATCAGATCCGTCAGATTGCCGTCCGATGGGACCTCGTACAGCGCCGGAAGGCTGAACTCACGCAAGACTGCTGCTCCTCTGGTCGACATCGCTGTCGCCACGACTGGACCTGACCGCCCGGACGTTACCCATGGGTACACGGTTCCCGATAGGGGGGTCCGGCCAGATGTTCCATGCGTCACACGACACCGCTGTGCTTCGCGCAGAGTAGTCCACGCACGTCGGACGGCGGCGGTATTCGCAGGTCCGGCACCCTCTATCCATGTTGTGCCCGTGAGTCCTAGGGTGATCTCCATGCGCGTGCATGTGGTCAGTGACGTCCATGGCAACACCAGCGGTCTCGCGAGGGCCGGCGACGGGGCCGACGCCCTGATCTGCCTCGGCGACCTGGTCCTCTTCCTGGACTACGCCGACCACTCCCGCGGCATCTTCCCCGACCTCTTCGGAGTCGAGAACGCCGACCGCATCGTTGAGCTGCGCACCGCGCGCCGTTTCGACGAGGCGCGGGACCTCGGCCGCAGGCTCTGGAGCGGGGTGGACCGTGACACCGCGATCGAGACGGCGGTGCGCAGCCAGTACGCCGACATGTTCGCGGCCTTCCCCACTCCGACGTACGCGACCTACGGCAATGTCGACATCCCGCCGCTCTGGCACGAGTACGCCCGCCCCGGTACAGCCGTCCTGGACGGCGAGCGCGTCGAGATCGGCGGCCGCGTCTTCGGCTTCGTGGGCGGCGGCCTCAGGACCCCGATGCGTACGCCCTACGAGGTCAGCGACGAGGAGTACGCGGCCAAGATCGAGGCGCTCGGGGACGTCGACGTGCTCTGCTCACACATCCCGCCCGAGGTCCCGGAGCTGGTGTACGACACGGTGGCCCGCCGTTTCGAGCGGGGCAGCCGCGCCCTGCTCGCCGCCATCCAGCGCATCCGGCCCAAGTACGCGCTCTTCGGCCATGTCCACCAGCCGCTGTCCCGCCGGGTCCGCGTCGGCCGGACCGAGTGCGTGAACGTCGGCCACTTCGCTTCGACCTCGCGGCCCTGGGTCATGGAGTGGTAGCGGTCGGCGGGCCGGTGCGCACGCGATAGCCTTCACAGCGCATGCACACCGGATTCCGCACTGGAGGAGCCACGGCGATGGCTGAACACACCAGCTCAAGCATCACGATCGAGGCCGCACCGGCCGACGTCATGGGCGTGATCGCCGACTTCGCCCGCTACCCGGAGTGGACCGGCGAGGTCAAGGAAGCCGAAGTGCTCTCCACCGACGCCGAGGGCCGCGCCGAGCAGGTCAGGCTGGTGCTCGACGCCGGCGCGATCAAGGACGACCACACCCTCGCGTACACCTGGACCGGCGCCAACGAGGTCAGCTGGACGCTGGTCAAGTCGCAGATGCTCCGCGCCCTCGACGGCACGTACCTCCTCGCCGCTGCCGGCGACGCCACCGAGGTCACCTACCGGCTGACCGTCGACGTCAAGATCCCGATGCTCGGGATGATCAAGCGCAAGGCCGAGAAGGTCATCATCGACCGCGCCCTGGCCGGCCTGAAGAAGCGGGTCGAGTCCGGTGCCGCAGCGCAGCCCGAGGGCTGACGCCCGATGCGTACGGTCCTCGTCACCGGCACCGGCGGCGCGGGCCGCACCACCGTCGCGGCGGCCACCGCACTGACGGCCGCCCGCGAAGGCGAACGGGTCCTGCTGCTCTCCACCGACCCCGACCCCGGCGAGAGCCTGTCCGCCGCCCGCGACGCGGGGGTGCGGGCCGAACGGATCGACTCCGGCGCACACTTCCGTACCGAACTGCTGGCTCTCCAGGAACGCGGCACGGCCGCCCTGGAACTGCTCGGCGCGGCCAGGCTGGAAGAGGAGGAGCTGACCGAGCTGCCGGGCGCCGGGCAGTTCGCGCTGCTCCACGCGCTGCGCACCGCCGACAGCGCCGAGTGGGACCTGACCGTCGTCGACATGCCGCCCGTCCAGGAAGCCCTGGCCGTCCTCGCCCTCCCGGAGCAGCTCCGCCGCTATCTGCGCCGGCTGCTGCCGCCCGAACGGCAGGCGGCCCGCGCGCTGCGCCCGATGCTGGCCCAGATCGCGGGCGTTCCGATGCCCGCGCAGTGGCTGTACGGGACGGCCGCCCGGTGGGAGGACGAACTGGCCGCGGTCCAGGCCAGGATCGACGACCCGGACACCACCGTACGGCTGGTGGCCGAGCCGGGGCCCGCCTCGACCCGGGCGCTGCGCACCGCCCGTACCGGGATCGCCCTGCACCGCCGCACCGTGGACCTGGTCGTCGCGAACCGGCTGCTGCCAACCGGCTCCCGGGACCCCTGGCTCGCCGCGCTCGCGGCAGAGCAGCAGGAGCACCTCAAGGAGCTGTCGGCCTGTTTCGGCGACCTGGATGTGGCGGAACTGCCCCATCTGGGCCGCGCGCCGCGTACCGCCGACGAGCTGGCCCCACTGGCGCGCCCGGCTGCCCGCCGCGCGGCAGCCCCGGAGTGGAACGTCGAGGACCGGCTCGCCGACGACGGCGTCCTGGTCTGGCGGCTGCCGCTGCCCGGCGCGGTCAAGGAGGAGCTGGGCCTGGTCAGGCGCGGGGACGAGCTGCTGCTCACCGCAGGACCGTTCCGCAGGACCGTCACTCTGCCGTCGGCTCTCCGCCGCTGCACGGTCGAGGGCGCGGGTCTCACGGACGGGGTGCTGGGCATCCGGTTCGCGCCGGATCCGCGGCTGTGGCCGCAGGGCCGTTGACCGGGCGGGCCGGAGAGCCGGGAGAACCGGAGATGGCGGCCGGGCGGGCCACAGCGCCGCCGGCCGGGCCGGTGAACACCGCAGGACCGTTCGGGTAACGTCGTAAGTACGGTCCGAAGTACACCCGTATCCGTCGCAGGAGTCCGCCATGAGCGAAGCCACCGAGCAGCCCGACACCGACTCGGACGCCTGGGCGAAGGCCTGCGCCGAGGACCTCGCAGCGGAGAAGGCCCGCCGTCGCGCCCAGTACGGGAGCGCCGAGGGATCGGCCGCCGACGAGCTCAAGAAGCTCTTCGAGGCGGTCGCCGACAAGGTGTCCGACTTCCAGTCGTCGATCCCCGGGATGGCCGCCCAGGGCGCCGTCCAGCAGTTCCTCAGCCAGGCGAAGTCCGTGGTCGAGCCGGTCGTCGAGCGCAACCCGGATGTCTTCGACCACCTGGCCGCCGCCGGTGGTGAACTCCTCGCCGCCTACCGTTCGGCGGTGGAGAAGCAGGAGCAGCGGTGGACTGCGGGCCGGGAGACGGCCGAGGGCCGGGAAGCGGGCAAGGACGACGGCGGCGACGAGGGCCCCGGCCCGGCCGAGCGCATCGACCTGGACTGATCACCCTGCCCCTGCGGCCCTCGGGTACGGTTGCCCCTCAGCGGGGCTCGACCGAAAACTGAGGGACTCATGGGACTCACCATCGGCGTCGACATCGGCGGCACGAAGATCGCGGCCGGAGTGGTCGACGAAGAGGGCGCCATTCTCGATGTGCACAGGGTGCCCACCCCGCCGACCGCCGAAGGCATCGTCGACGCTATCTGCGCGGCAGTCTCCGAGGCCGGCAAGGGACACGAGATCGAGGCGGTCGGCATCGGGGCCGCCGGTTACGTGGACGACAAGCGTGCGACCGTCCTCTTCGCGCCGAACATCAACTGGCGGCACGAGCCGCTCAAGGACAAGGTCGAGCAGCGCATCGGCCTGCCCGTGGTCGTGGAGAACGACGCCAACGCGGCCGCCTGGGGCGAGTACAAGTTCGGTGCGGGCAAGGGGCACGAGGACGTCATCTGCATCACCATCGGCACCGGTCTCGGCGGCGGCATCATCATCGGCAACAAGCTGCGCCGCGGGCGGTTCGGCGTGGCCGCCGAGTTCGGCCACATCCGGGTCGTCCCGGACGGGCTGCTGTGCGGCTGCGGCAGCCAGGGCTGCTGGGAGCAGTACGCGTCGGGCCGGGCCCTCGTCAGGTACGCGACGCAGCGCGCCAACGCCACCCCGGACAACGCGGGGGTGCTGCTCGGCCTCGGCGACGGCACACCGGGCGGCATCCAGGGCAAGCACATCAGCGAAGCCGCCCGCCAGGGCGACCCGGTGGCGATCGACTCGTTCCGCGAGCTGGCCCGCTGGGCCGGAGCCGGACTGGCCGATCTGGCCTCGCTCTTCGACCCTTCGGCCTTCATCGTCGGCGGTGGTGTGTCGGACGAGGGCGAACTGGTCCTCGACCCGATCCGCAAGTCGTTCCGGCGCTGGCTGATCGGCGGCGCGTGGCGCCCGCACGCCCAGGTCCTCGCGGCCCAACTGGGCGGCGAGGCAGGCCTGGTGGGTGCCGCGGACCTGGCACGCCAGGGCTGACCCGAGCAGCCGGACCGGCGCCTGCCGCACCCCGGGGTGCGGCAGGCGCCGTCGCTGTCCGCCGTCGTAGGGTGTCGCCCATGGCCATCACTACGCTGCCCGAATCCCGTACGGAGAGCGGCTCGGCCGTAATCCGGGTGCTCAGCTACAACATCCGCTCGATGCGCGACGACCGCGCGGCGCTGACCCGGGTGATCCGCGCCTGCGACCCGGATCTGGTCCTCATCCAGGAGGCCCCGCGCTTCTTCCGCTGGCGCAAGGCCGCGGCCCGGCTCGCGGCCGGTACCGACCTGGTGACACTCGGCGGCGGAGCCCCCGCGGCCGGCCCGCTGCTGCTCTGTTCGCTGCGCGCCACCGTGGAGCGCAGCGAGGACGTACTCCTGCCGCGCACCCCGGGGTTGCACCAGCGAGGGTTCGCGACCGCTGTGGTCCGTATCGGGGGCGCCCGGCTCGGTGTGCTCAACTGCCATCTGAGCCTGCAGCCCGCTGAGCGCCATACGCAGGCGGGGCTGCTGCTCGACCGGCTCGGCTCGATGGACGTCCCGCACGCGGTCGTCGGCGGAGACCTCAACGACCGCCCGGACGGCCGGAGTTTCCGGCGGCTGGCGGCGGAACTCCAGGACTGCCGGGCGGTGAAGCCGTGGGGCGGCGAGCACACCTACCCGGCGGCGGACCCGGACCGGCGGATCGACGCGGTGTTCGCGACGCCGGAGGTCGAGGTGCTGGGGTGCGGGGTGCCGACGGACATCCCGCAGGCGGACCTCCGGGCGGCGTCCGACCATCTCCCGGTGCTGGCGGCCCTCCGGGTGCGGACCGGCACGGCCGGAGCTTGAGGCGACCGGATCAGGTTCGGCCCGATCACGCTGGACAGGTCTAGTGCCGAGGCACTAGACCACGGCGCCCCGGCCGGGATCGTCCTCGTCGTCGTCCCCCGGCCCCATCCGCATCACCAGCGCCGCGAACCCGCCGAGGAACCCGCCGATACCGAGGGTCGCGAGCCACCACGTCATGTCCCAGCCCAGTACCACGGCGAGGATCAGCAGCACCGGCCCGCCCACGACGGCCAGCCACGCGAACTTCGCCGTGACATCCGCCTCGGGAAGATCCGGGTCGGGCTGGACGAAGTGGCCCTCGTCGGAAGCGTCCAGGTCGTCATCGGACGGCTGCGCCAGGCTGTGATCGCGTGGGCCGCCGACGCCCGGGGCGAAGACGACCGAGCTGCCCAGCGGCCGGCCGGTCCCGCTCGCCGGATCGGGCGCGGCGTCCGGGTCGGGCTTCCCGGTCTCCGGCTCGCGGGTCCTGTCGGCGTTGACCCCGTCCTCCAGCAGGGCGAGGTCCTCCACCGACTTGAAGGGCTTGGTGCCCGCGGGATCGGCGGGCTCCTCGCCGTACCCCGCGACGATCGCCGCCCACACCGCTTCCTCGTCGATCGGCTGCGGTTCGCGCTCCGCCTCGTTCTCAGCCACCGGTGGTGCTCCCCTTCATCCCGACGCTCGGAGCGAGGCGGCCGATGAACGCGTGGCTCTTCTCGAAGATCCGCTCCGCATCGTGGTCCAACGTCGCCACGTGGTAGCTCTGTTCCAGCAGGACCTCCTCGACGTCCGTCGACGAGATCCGGCTGAGAACGCGGGCCGAGTCCGCGGGCCGCACCACATGGTCCTCGGCGCTGTGCAGCAGCAGCAACGGCTGGGTGACCTGGGGCAGTTCACGGTCCACGAGCCGGCAGAAACGCCGCAGCGAGTGGGCGCAGTGCAGCGGCACCCGGTCGTAACCCAGCTCGGTGGAGCCGCCCAGGGCGATGTCGTTGGCGACCCCCTTCGTCGTACGCACCAGATGCCGGGCGACCGGGAGCGCGTACGGCATGAGGCCGTGCATCTTGTTCAGCGGATTGACCAGGACGAGGCCGCTCACCGAGTGGCCGTGCTTGGCGGCCAGCCGCAGGGCCAGCGCGCCGCCCATCGAGAGGCCGAGGACGAAGACCCGCTCGCACCGGTCGAGCAGGGCGCGCAGCTCCCTGTCCACCTCCGCGTACCAGTCCTGCCAGCCGGTGACCTGCATGTCCTGCCAGCGTGTGCCGTGCCCCGGAAGCAGCGGCAGCGAGACGGTCAGTCCCCGGTCGGCCAGATACTCCGCCCAGGGACGCAGTGACTGCGGCGATCCGGTGAATCCATGACAGAGGAGGACACCGGTCTCTCCGCCTTCGTGGCGGTAGGGCTCGGCTCCAGGAAGCACCGGCACCGGGGTCTCCTGTTCGTCAGGTCTCGAAAGGTGTACTTCACCGTACGCGACGGTACCGACACCGACCAGGGCCGTCACGCCCGGACCGGAGGCGGATGGCGGGGGGCGCACGCCCCGCGCGGGTTATGGTCGGTCCGACCGTCACAGGAAGGCATGCGAGTTGATCTACGGCGCAATGAAGTTCGCCATCGGGGGATCGCTGAAGGTCGCCTTCAGGCCTTGGGCGGAGGGGCTTGAGAACATCCCCGCCGAGGGGCCGGCCATCCTCGCGAGCAACCATCTGTCGTTCTCGGACTCCTTCTTCCTGCCCGCCGTCATGGACCGCAAGGTCACCTTCATCGCCAAGGCCGAGTACTTCACGTCGCCCGGTGTGAAGGGGAAGCTCACCGCCGCCTTCTTCAAGGGCGTCGGTCAGCTGCCGGTCGACCGCTCGGGCAGCCGCGGCGCGGGCGAGGCCGCGATCAGGAGCGGTGTCGAGGTGCTGGCCCGGGGCGAGCTCTTCGGGATCTACCCGGAGGGCACCCGCTCACCTGACGGCCGCCTCTACCGGGGCAAGCCCGGCGGTCTCGCCCGGGTGGCGCTGGCGTCCGGTGCCCCCGTCATCCCGGTCGCGATGATCGACACCGAGAAGATCCAGCCGCCCGGACAGGTCATGCCCAAGCTGATGCGGCCGGGCATCAGGATCGGGAAGCCGCTCGACTTCAGCCGCTACTACGGCATGGAGAACGACCGGTTCATCCTGCGCTCGGTGACCGATGAGGTCATGTACGAGATCATGAAGCTCTCCGGCCAGGAGTACGTGGACATCTACGCGACCGCTGCCAAGCGCCGCATCGCCGACGAGGACAAGGCCCGCAAGGCCGCCGAGGCCGCCAGGAACACTGCGAACACTGCGAACACCGGGAAGAGCGAGAAGACGGACGGGTCCGGCACCTAGCCGTACCGTCCGCCGGGGGTGTGATGGCGAAGGAGCGACGCGAGCGCGTCATACGGATGTCGGTGGAGCTGCCCCTGTGGCGCGCTCTGACCGCGTACCGCGTGCTGACGATGGTCTACGCGATCCTGCTGTTCGCCTTCGCGTACCGGGAGTTCCACCGCCCGTGGGTGGCCATCGGCTACTTCGCGGTACTGACCGTCTGGACCCTGGCCACCCTCCCCAGGGTGGCCAGCGCCGCCCGCTGCACCAAGCGCTTCCTCGGCGCCGATCTCGGCGTCGCCCTCGCGGGCATCCTGCTGACGCCCGTCGCCGACTCGCACACCCGGGTCGTCGGGGGAGCCACCACGATGCCGTCCATATGGACCGCCGGCTCCGTCCTGGCCTTCGCCATCAAGGGCGGCTGGCGCTGGGCCGCCTTCGCCTCGTCGCTGGTGGCGGTCGCCAACGTCACCGAGCGCGGCGAGCCCAGCGGGGACACCATCCACAATGTGGTCCTGGTGTGGATCGCCTCCATCGCCATCGGTTACATCGTCGAGGTCGCCCGGGCTTCCGAGCGCACCCTCGCCCGAGCCCTGGAGATCGAGGCGGCCACCCGTGAGCGGGAGCGGCTGGCCCGCGGCATCCACGACAGCGTGCTCCAGGTGCTGGCCATGGTGCAGCGGCGCGGCGCCGAGCTGGGCGGGGAGTCGGCCGAGCTCGGCAGGATGGCGGGGGAGCAGGAGGTGGCCCTGCGCACCCTGGTCTCCAGCGGTCTCGTCCCGCCGGCCCGGGACCCCGCCGCCGGGGACCCCGGCGATGCCGACAGGCCCGAACCGGATGGATGGGACGGCCGGGACAGCGCGGACCGGGCCGGACGGGAGCCCGGAGTGCGGGAAGCCGGCCGGCCGGGACCCTGTGATCTGCGGGCGCTCCTCGCCCCGCACGCCGGCTCAACGGTGAGCTTCGCGGAACCGGGTGCTCCGGTGCTGCTCGAACCCGTGGCCGCGAAGGAACTCGCCGCGGCTGTCAGTGCCGCCCTGGACAATGTCCGCAGACACGCGGGCAGCGGAGCCCGCGCGTGGATCCTGGTGGAGGACGAGCCGGACGAGGTGATCGTGACGGTACGGGACGACGGCCCCGGCATCCCGGAGGGGAGGCTCGCGGTCGCCGAGGGCGAGGGGCGCCTCGGCGTCGCACTCTCCATCCGCGGCCGGCTGCGGGAGCTGGGCGGTAGCGCGGAGCTGATCTCGGTACCGGGCCAGGGCACCGAGGTGGAACTGAAAGTTCCGAGGAGCGCACGACGGAACGCACGGAACGCACGGGGGAGCGGACGGACATGAGCGAGCGGAACGAGATGAGCGAGCAGCCGACGGCCGGGACGGTCAAGGTGATGGTGGTCGACGACCATCCGATGTGGCGGGACGCGGTCGCCCGGGACCTGGCGGCCGCCGGGTTCGACGTCGTCGCCACGGCGGGTGACGGCCCGCAGGCGGTGCGGCGGGCCAGGGCCGCCGCCCCCGATGTCCTGGTGCTCGACCTCAATCTGCCGGGTATGCCGGGCGTGCAAGTCTGCAAGGAACTGGTCGGAGCCGACCCCGCGCTCCGGGTCCTGGTGCTCTCGGCGAGCGGTGAGCACGCCGACGTACTGGAGGCGGTGAAGTCCGGCGCCACCGGCTATCTGCTGAAGTCCGCCAGTACAAAGGAGCTGTCGGACGCCGTCCGCAGCACCGCGGCAGGCGACCCGGTGTTCACGCCGGGCCTGGCGGGCCTGGTGCTCGGCGAGTACCGCAGGCTCGCGTCCGACCCGGCGCCCGCGGCCTCCGACGAGCCGAAGGCCCCGCGGCTCACCGAGCGGGAGACCGAGGTGCTGCGGCTCGTCGCGAAGGGGCTGAGCTACAAGCAGATCGCCGAGCGCCTGGTCATCTCGCACCGCACCGTCCAGAACCACGTACAGAACACCCTCGGCAAGCTCCAGCTGCACAACCGTGTGGAGCTCGTGCGGTACGCGATAGAGCGCGGCCTCGATGATG
This window harbors:
- a CDS encoding glycosyltransferase family 4 protein, translated to MHKTLIVTNDFPPRPGGIQAFLHNMALRLDPGKLVVYASTWKHGAEGAAATAAFDAEQPFTVVRDRTTMLLPTPRVTARASGLLREHGCTSVWFGAAAPLGLMAPALRAAGAERLVATTHGHEAGWAQLPGSRRLLRRIGEGLDTVTYLGEYTRSRIAAALTPAAAGRMVQLPPGVDEKTFNPGSGGAEVRARLGLTDRPVVVCVSRLVPRKGQDTLILAMPRILREVPDAVLLIVGGGPYAGDLEKLAARTGVADSVRFTGPVPWAELPAHFGAGDVFAMPCRTRRGGLDVEGLGIVYLEASATGLPVVAGDSGGAPDAVLDGETGWVVRGGSADDAADRIVTLLQDPGLRRRMGERGREWVEEKWRWDLLAEKLRELL
- a CDS encoding AMP-dependent synthetase/ligase yields the protein MREFSLPALYEVPSDGNLTDLIRRNAAQHPDAAVMGRKVAGAWTDVTAARFLTEVQDAAKGLIAAGVRPGDRVALMSRTRYEWVQLDFAIWSAGAITVPVYETSSAEQVQWILGDSGAVAVLVESDAHAATVEAVRHSLPSLEHVWQIDRGAVEELRASGAEVTDATVDERSSRARADDPATIVYTSGTTGRPKGCVLTHRSFFAECGNIVERLKPLFRTGECSVLLFLPAAHVFGRLVEVSSVMAPIKIGCVPDIKHLTDELASFRPTLILGVPRVFEKVYNSARAKAQADGKGKIFDKAANTAIAYSRSLGTPQGPSAGLRIKHKVFDRLVFSKLRAVLGGRGEYAISGGAPLGERLGHFYRGIGFTVLEGYGLTESCAATAFNPWDRQKIGTVGQPLPGSVVRIADDGEVLLHGEHLFSGYWNNETATADALADGWFHTGDIGTLDEDGYLAITGRKKEIIVTAGGKNVAPAVIEDRIRAHALVAECMVVGDGRPFIGALVTLDEEFLARWAEETGKPVASTALSLREDPELLAEIQRAVDDGNAAVSKAESVRKFRILPTQLTEEAGHITPSLKLKRAVVAKDFADEIESIYRADLG
- a CDS encoding metallophosphoesterase family protein produces the protein MRVHVVSDVHGNTSGLARAGDGADALICLGDLVLFLDYADHSRGIFPDLFGVENADRIVELRTARRFDEARDLGRRLWSGVDRDTAIETAVRSQYADMFAAFPTPTYATYGNVDIPPLWHEYARPGTAVLDGERVEIGGRVFGFVGGGLRTPMRTPYEVSDEEYAAKIEALGDVDVLCSHIPPEVPELVYDTVARRFERGSRALLAAIQRIRPKYALFGHVHQPLSRRVRVGRTECVNVGHFASTSRPWVMEW
- a CDS encoding SRPBCC family protein, which gives rise to MAEHTSSSITIEAAPADVMGVIADFARYPEWTGEVKEAEVLSTDAEGRAEQVRLVLDAGAIKDDHTLAYTWTGANEVSWTLVKSQMLRALDGTYLLAAAGDATEVTYRLTVDVKIPMLGMIKRKAEKVIIDRALAGLKKRVESGAAAQPEG
- a CDS encoding ArsA family ATPase translates to MRTVLVTGTGGAGRTTVAAATALTAAREGERVLLLSTDPDPGESLSAARDAGVRAERIDSGAHFRTELLALQERGTAALELLGAARLEEEELTELPGAGQFALLHALRTADSAEWDLTVVDMPPVQEALAVLALPEQLRRYLRRLLPPERQAARALRPMLAQIAGVPMPAQWLYGTAARWEDELAAVQARIDDPDTTVRLVAEPGPASTRALRTARTGIALHRRTVDLVVANRLLPTGSRDPWLAALAAEQQEHLKELSACFGDLDVAELPHLGRAPRTADELAPLARPAARRAAAPEWNVEDRLADDGVLVWRLPLPGAVKEELGLVRRGDELLLTAGPFRRTVTLPSALRRCTVEGAGLTDGVLGIRFAPDPRLWPQGR
- a CDS encoding DUF5304 domain-containing protein, whose protein sequence is MSEATEQPDTDSDAWAKACAEDLAAEKARRRAQYGSAEGSAADELKKLFEAVADKVSDFQSSIPGMAAQGAVQQFLSQAKSVVEPVVERNPDVFDHLAAAGGELLAAYRSAVEKQEQRWTAGRETAEGREAGKDDGGDEGPGPAERIDLD
- a CDS encoding ROK family glucokinase; its protein translation is MGLTIGVDIGGTKIAAGVVDEEGAILDVHRVPTPPTAEGIVDAICAAVSEAGKGHEIEAVGIGAAGYVDDKRATVLFAPNINWRHEPLKDKVEQRIGLPVVVENDANAAAWGEYKFGAGKGHEDVICITIGTGLGGGIIIGNKLRRGRFGVAAEFGHIRVVPDGLLCGCGSQGCWEQYASGRALVRYATQRANATPDNAGVLLGLGDGTPGGIQGKHISEAARQGDPVAIDSFRELARWAGAGLADLASLFDPSAFIVGGGVSDEGELVLDPIRKSFRRWLIGGAWRPHAQVLAAQLGGEAGLVGAADLARQG
- a CDS encoding endonuclease/exonuclease/phosphatase family protein, producing MAITTLPESRTESGSAVIRVLSYNIRSMRDDRAALTRVIRACDPDLVLIQEAPRFFRWRKAAARLAAGTDLVTLGGGAPAAGPLLLCSLRATVERSEDVLLPRTPGLHQRGFATAVVRIGGARLGVLNCHLSLQPAERHTQAGLLLDRLGSMDVPHAVVGGDLNDRPDGRSFRRLAAELQDCRAVKPWGGEHTYPAADPDRRIDAVFATPEVEVLGCGVPTDIPQADLRAASDHLPVLAALRVRTGTAGA
- a CDS encoding alpha/beta hydrolase, yielding MPVLPGAEPYRHEGGETGVLLCHGFTGSPQSLRPWAEYLADRGLTVSLPLLPGHGTRWQDMQVTGWQDWYAEVDRELRALLDRCERVFVLGLSMGGALALRLAAKHGHSVSGLVLVNPLNKMHGLMPYALPVARHLVRTTKGVANDIALGGSTELGYDRVPLHCAHSLRRFCRLVDRELPQVTQPLLLLHSAEDHVVRPADSARVLSRISSTDVEEVLLEQSYHVATLDHDAERIFEKSHAFIGRLAPSVGMKGSTTGG
- a CDS encoding lysophospholipid acyltransferase family protein; translation: MIYGAMKFAIGGSLKVAFRPWAEGLENIPAEGPAILASNHLSFSDSFFLPAVMDRKVTFIAKAEYFTSPGVKGKLTAAFFKGVGQLPVDRSGSRGAGEAAIRSGVEVLARGELFGIYPEGTRSPDGRLYRGKPGGLARVALASGAPVIPVAMIDTEKIQPPGQVMPKLMRPGIRIGKPLDFSRYYGMENDRFILRSVTDEVMYEIMKLSGQEYVDIYATAAKRRIADEDKARKAAEAARNTANTANTGKSEKTDGSGT